In a genomic window of Wyeomyia smithii strain HCP4-BCI-WySm-NY-G18 chromosome 1, ASM2978416v1, whole genome shotgun sequence:
- the LOC129728633 gene encoding pheromone-binding protein-related protein 6-like — MHRQLGEEKFPRAGKMFASLLLLLLIGAISCDEPRRDADYPPPDFLVKMKPMHDECVTETGVSEDAIKRFSDQEVHEDDALKCYMNCLFHKAGVVDDKGEFHYVKIQDFLPESMHLITLNWFKRCLYPEGENLCEKAFWLNKCWKQRDPVHYFLP; from the exons ATGCACAGACAGCTAGGCGAAGAAAAATTTCCAAGAGCTGGAAAAATGTTCGCAAGtttactgctgctgctactgatcGGAGCAATCAGTTGTGATGAGCCCAGACGAGATGCTGAT TATCCGCCACCGGATTTTCTGGTAAAAATGAAGCCCATGCACGACGAATGTGTCACTGAAACTGGTGTCTCCGAAG ATGCCATCAAGCGCTTTAGCGATCAAGAAGTGCACGAGGACGACGCACTCAAATGCTACATGAACTGTCTGTTCCACAAAGCCGGTGTGGTTGATGACAAGGGCGAATTTCACTACGTGAAAATTCAGGACTTCTTACCCGAGTCAATGCATCTGATAACGCTCAACTGGTTCAAGAGGTGCCTGTACCCCGAAGGGGAGAATCTTTGCGAGAAAGCGTTCTGGCTGAACAAATGCTGGAAGCAGCGTGATCCGGTACACTATTTTTTGCCTTGA